TCGGGGTTTCACTCGGGATGTTTGTGAATAGTATTATACTAACCGTGCTGGCCTTCGGTGCCTGCGGCGGTGTTATGTCCATTACTGGGCTGCTGCTGGGCAGGCGGGTGAGCCGCGGCCTCGGAGAGTACGGGGAAGCGCTGGGCGGAGCCATTCTCCTTGCGTTTGGCTTGATGTTCATCTTTTGATACAATAACGGCAATACCCATAATTTTTAGGCTGTACCAATCGAAATTATAATGTTTACCGGAGGTGGAAAGGTTGCTGCATATTTTATTTGTCTGCACAGGTAATACCTGCCGTAGTCCCATGGCCGAAGGGCTTCTGCGGAAGCTTGCGAAGGAGCGGGGCATTCAGGTGGAGGTGCGGTCTGCCGGCGTTTCTGCTGTCCCGGGTACTTCCATATCCAGACATGCTGCGGGCATTCTGCAGGATGAAGGGATTCAGGACCGCATCGTATCCTCACAGCTGGACGGGGAGGCGGTAGCCTGGGCCGATCTGATTCTTACCCTGACAGGAGCGCATAAGCGGCACTTGCTGCAGTATTTTCCTGACGCCGTTACCAAGACCCATACTCTTAAGGAGTATGTCCAGACGCAGGAATCCGTGAATGCCGATATCCGGGAGCTGGACAGCTTGTATGCAGAGGCGGAGCTGAACCTGGCCCTGGGCACCGAACCGGATGCAGCGGCTATGCAGCGGATGATTGAGATCCGCCAGCGTATCCCCAGCTTCGATATCAGTGATCCGTTCGGCGGCTCGCGGGAAGATTACGAGCTGGCGGCATCCGAGATCCGCACGGCGCTGTACGGTCTGCTCGATAAGCTTGAATCGCTAAGACGGCTTTGAAGTGGTTGATTTTTTGTGGACTATCCCTTAAGATGTAATAAATATGATCCGGTTCCGGTGTAACTGGCGACAAGTGTGGATGAAACCACGATGGAGCACCTGGAATAAACGGCCGGTCGCCTGGGCAAAAGAGCACATCCGCAGTTCAACCTGCGGACTGCTCTTTTTTGTTTAAAAGTTGCATCTCCATGGAAATCAGAAACGGTTGAAGGGGGCGGTAAGATGGAGGAAATCCTGAAGCAGAAGTCAGGAGATGAGCGCTTATCCGGTATGGCGGCTGCAGAGCAGCAGCTAACGGACAGCGGGGAGCTTTCGCTCTCCGCGGCCACTGCTGCGGTAACGCGTGAACTTGCAGTAGCGGGAAAGCTCGGTCCGGGAAAAATCCTGGCCGTAGGAGCCAGCACGAGTGAAGTGGCGGGGAAGCGGATTGGGACAGGCGGTGCGCTGGAGGTTGCGCGGCAGCTGCTGGAGGGGATTACGCAGATTGCGGATGAATTTGGTTTTCACCCGGTCTATCAGTGCTGCGAGCATTTGAACCGTTCGCTGGTGATGGAACGTGCCCTGCTGGAAGCCCTTGGCCTTAGAGAGGTGTCGGCTGTACCCATTCCGGGAGCTGGGGGCTCCATGGCTGCTGCGGCCTACCAGTCCATGACAGATCCGGTGCTGGCAGAGACCATTGAAGCTCATGCCGGTATAGATATCGGGGAGACCCTGATCGGCATGCATCTGCGCAGGATAGCTGTACCTTACCGGCCTAGCCTGCGGTATGTCGGGGCTGCCCGGGTCAATGCCGCATGGAGCAGACCGCCGCTGATCGGCGGGGAACGGGCTGTGTACCGCACGCCTGAGACTAGCGGTTCCGCCAATTGTGACTGAAGTGATGGGCTTTATTTAACGGTTTCGTCTTAACACCACATAAATCAGAGTTATAGGGAGGAAATTAGAAACATGGAACAATTGCGTAAAAGTGACCCGGCAGTACTGGAAGCGATGGGCCTCGAACTGAGCCGCCAGCGTGCGAACATTGAACTTATTGCCTCAGAGAATATTGTAAGTGAAGCCGTCATGGAAGCTATGGGCTCCGTGCTTACCAATAAATACGCCGAAGGTTATCCCGGCAAGCGTTACTACGGCGGCTGTGAAGATGTGGACATCGTAGAGAACCTGGCCCGCGACCGTGCCAAGGAGCTGTTCGGTGCCGAGCATGCCAACGTGCAGCCGCATTCCGGCGCACAGGCCAATATGGCTGTATACCTGGCTGCGCTCAAGCCCGGCGATACCGTTCTCGGTATGAACCTGGCACATGGCGGCCATTTGACCCACGGCAGCCCGGTGAATGCTTCCGGCATTCTGTATAACTTCGTGGCTTATGGCGTACAGGAGGATTCCTTCCTGATCGATTATGATGAAGTGCGCAAAGCCGCCTTCAAGCACCGTCCCAAAATGATCGTTGCCGGTGCGAGCGCATATCCGCGTACCATTGATTTTGCCGCACTCGGTTCGATTGCGAATGATGTAGGCGCCCTGTTCATGGTCGATATGGCCCATATTGCCGGTCTGGTGGCTGCCGGTCTTCACCCGAGCCCGGTTCCTCATGCCCACTTCGTTACTACAACTACGCACAAAACCCTGCGCGGTCCGCGCGGCGGGATGATTCTATGCAGACAGCCATGGGCTGCCGCTATTGATAAAGCAGTCTTCCCTGGTTCTCAGGGCGGACCTCTGATGCATGTGATTGCGTCCAAGGCCGTATCGTTCGGTGAAGCGTTGCAGCCATCATTCAAAACTTACGCCGAGAACGTAGTTAAGAATGCCAAGGTGCTGGCCGAGACTCTGGTCGGCGAAGGCGTTAATATTGTATCCGGCGGAACCGATAACCATCTGATTCTGCTCGATACCCGTAACCTGAACATTACCGGTAAGGACGCCGAGAAGGTGCTGGATTCCATCGGAATTACTGTCAACAAGAACGCGATTCCGTTTGACCCGACCAGCCCGTTCGTCACCAGCGGCATCCGCATCGGCACCCCGGCTGTTACATCGCGCGGAATGGATGAGCAGGCTATGGTTACGATCGGCCGGATTATTGCCAGTGTCCTGAAGAATCCGCAGGATGAAGCTAACTTGAGTAAGGCGGCCCGCGAGGTTGCTAAGCTGACTGAACAATATCCGATCTACCCTGGATTGCAGTATTAATCTGAGCCCCTCTAACACTGCCTTTGCGTATCCGGTTTCTGCCGGATGTACGCAAGGGCTTTTTTGCTGCTACATAATGTTCACAAATAGCTGCTGAGAAAACGACTTGAATTATACTGAAAGTTGCATGAAAGTTCATGGAATTTTCAATAAAAGTGGTGAAAGAAGTGTGAATAGTATTAAAAGCGCTTAATCGTACAAACTAAGCTTTGTTTTATATCCAGAGAGGTGGATATATTGCCTTAAGCTTCCATGGTGTGGTAATCCCCGGTAAACGGGGGGGCCTGCAGATTTGTCCATCTGTAGGTGAAAAGCGGTCTTGGTGATGATATAATAGATAGGATTTAGCCACCTGAGAAGCACAGCGCTTACTTTGGCTATAAATAAGACTTACAATTACCGGAGGGACAACATGGGAAAATTGGTGATTTGCGATCATCCATTGATTCAGCACAAATTGACATTCATTCGCGATGTGCGGACCAACACAAAGGACTTCAGGGAGCATGTCGATGAAGTAGCAACACTTATGGCTTATGAGATTACCCGTGACATCCCGCTGGAGACCATTACGGTACAGACGCCGGTGACTGAAACACAGAGCAAGGTGATTTCGGGGAGAATGCTGGGACTGATCCCGATTCTGCGTGCCGGTCTGGGGATGCTCGAAGGTGTGCTTAAGCTGCTTCCTGCAGCCAAGGTAGGCCATGTGGGCCTGTTCCGTGATCCGGACACCCTGCAGCCGGTGGAATACTACATTAAGCTTCCTACGGATGTCCAGGAACGTGAGCTGATCGTAATCGATCCTATGCTGGCGACAGGCGGCTCTGCCATTGCGGCGATTACCTCGCTCAAGAACCGCGGCTGCACCCAGATCAAGATGATGAACCTGATTGCTGCACCGGAAGGCGTTGCGGCTGTACAAGCTGCTCACCCGGATGTGGATATCTATGTTGCAGCACTTGACGATCATTTGAATGATCATGGCTATATCGTTCCGGGCCTCGGAGATGCCGGGGACAGACTGTACGGTACCAAGTAAGAAGCACAGACAATAATAGTATGAATCCACTAGACCACGGTTTTCAGAAGAGAGGGAAGGGCTTATGTCCAAAATTAAAGTAATGACGATTTTCGGAGTGCGCCCCGAGGCAATCAAGATGGCGCCTCTGGTTCTGGAGCTGAACAGACATCCTGAGCAGATTGAGTCCATTGTCTGTGTAACTGCGCAGCACCGGGAGCTGCTGGATCAGGTGCTTGAGGTGTTCAAGATTACCCCGGATTATGATCTGGACGTAATGAAGGACCGCCAGACGCTTAACGAGATCACCATCCGGGTGCTTGAAGGCCTGGAGCCCGTGCTCCGTGAAGTGAAGCCGGACCTCGTGCTTGTACACGGCGATACCCTGACCACCTTCCTGGCCAGCTATGCGTCTTTCCTGCAGCAGATTCAGGTTGGGCATGTGGAAGCAGGTCTTCGGACATGGAACAAGCTTTCGCCTTATCCGGAAGAAATGAACCGTCAGCTGACAGGCGTGCTTGCTGATCTGCATTTTGCTCCGACTCACTGGTCAGCGGGCAACCTGAGACACGAGAACAAAAAAGAATCAAGTATTTATATCACAGGCAATACCGTAACCGATGTGTTTCAATATACCGTACAGCCGGACTACCGGCATCCGGTCCTTGATTTTGCTTCAGGAAAAAGACTTATTTTGATGACGGCGCACCGCAGAGAATCCCAAGGCGAACCGCACCGTCATATTTTCCGTGCAGTCAAAAGAATCGCTGATGAATTTGAAGATGTAGCCATTGTGTATCCCGTGCACCCGAGTCCGGCAGTGAAGGAACCGGCGCATGAGATCCTCGGCGGACACCCTAGAATCAAGCTGATTGATCCGCTGGATGTCGTTGACCTGCATAACTTTTATCCGCATACCCACCTGATATTGACCGATTCCGGCGGCCTGCAGGAGGAAGCTCCCTCCTTTGGAGTTCCTGTGCTTGTGCTGCGTGATACCACCGAGCGCCCGGAAGGGATCGAGGCCGGAACACTGGAGCTTGTGGGGACGGACGAGGAGAAGGTGTATCAACGGACACATGCTCTTTTGACCGATCAGAACCTGTATCAGTCGATGAGCCGGGCCGCCAACCCGTATGGAGACGGCAAAGCCTCCGAGAGAATTGTCAATGCGATTTTGCACCATTTCGGAGCTGCCTCAGAGCGTCCGGAAGAATTTCACACAATGTTCACAAATGATGAAACAGGGCAAGACAACTAATATACTAACGTTAATAAAAGCAGCATACAGTTAAACTGTACGGTTTATATGGTTTTGGTGTTTTTTGCTGTGATTATTTTCATATTTTCATGCGATTTTGGGCAATTTTCTGTGAATTGACAAAGAGTCTGGATATTCAGTAAAATTAGTTGGGATTGTAGCCTATGAAGGAACCAAAGAATGAGCCTGGACTGGGGCGTACAGCTCTAGTACTCGCAGGTGCGGGCAGTTTGCTTGCCGCTTACATTGTAATAGGCTTTTTTGTGGCAAAGTGGCTGCGCAATCTGATGGACGGACCTGCTTTTTGGCTGGCTATCGGAACAATTGCCGGGCTACTTCTCGGCGTTGTGAATGTTGCTTTGCTAATCAAAAATTTTTTGGGGGAGCAAAATGGATAATATGACTCCCGTAATCAATATCGTCACCAGGGTGACAGTAATCATTATGGCAGGATTGGTAATGGGGTGGGCTCTCCATCATGAGACCCGTGCAGTTACTCTGGGCATGACACTCGGCTTGCTGGCAGGACTGGTTAATTTCCGTTATCTGGCCCTTAAGGTCAGAAGAGTGACAGAAGCGGTGGCGAAGCAAGAGAAAAGCTCCTTCAGCCTTGGTTTTGCTACAAGAATCAGTTTTGGAATTCTGGTTACCATGTTTTCAGTCAAATATGAGCATTTCTCGCTGGAGGCAACGATTATCGGCCTGTTCATCCCCCAGCTTCTGGCTATTCCCGTGGGGATATATCTAGGAATCAAGAATAAGCTGTAGCCATATTAACGAGAAAGGGGGATGATACTATGCACGAAATGCCTTTAATCTATGTTGGCGGAATACCGATTGACCTGTCTGCTGTGCTGATGCTGGTAATCAGCTCGGTGATAGTGTTCGTACTGGTCATGCTCTCCGTCCGCAACCTGTCGGTTGAGAATCCGTCCAAGCTCCAGAATTTCATGGAATGGGTGGTTGAATTTGTACAGGGACTGATCAGCAGCGCGATGGATCTGAAGAAGGGAAAGCCTTACATATCACTGGGATTGACGCTGATACTGTTTATCTTCGTCTCCAATCTCCTTGGTCTGCCGTTTTCCGTTATTACAGAGGCCGATGGTCCGGTTACAGTCTTCGGACATGTTATCGAAGCCACTAAGAACCTGGCCGATGGCGCGCATGCTGAGATTCTGTGGTACAAATCGCCGACTGCAGACATCAACGTAACAGCAGGACTAGCGATCGTCGTATTCTTCCTGATGAACTATCTGGGCATCAAGCTGAACGGCAAGCATTATTTCAAACACTATATTGAGCCGTTTCCAATCTTCTTGCCGCTGAACATCATTGAGAATCTGGCGAAGCCAGTGGCGCTTGCCATTCGTCTATTCGCTAACATTTTTGCCGGCGAGGTTCTGATTACCGTTATTCTGAAGCTGGGACTGTTCAGTATTCCGTTTCTGGCCATCTGGCAAGGCTTCAGTATCTTTGTCGGGGCGCTTCAGGCCTTTATCTTTACGATTCTGACGATGGTCTACATCGCACAGATGACGATCCACGAGGAAGAAGCGCATTAATAAGCTGCCGTGAGGATAGCGGCAGGTGCCGGAAACCTTCGCGGGAGATTTTATATTATTAAGACATTACACAAAGAACCGAAATTAAAGGAGGATATTTACAAATGGAATTTTTAGCAGCAGCAATCGCGGTTGGTTTGGGCGCACTCGGCGCAGGTCTGGGTAACGGTATGATCGTCAGCAAGACGGTGGAATCTATCGCCCGTCAGCCGGAAGCACGTAACGCACTGCAGACAACAATGTTTATCGGTGTAGGTATCGTGGAAGTTATTCCTTTGGCCGCTACAGTTATCGCGTTCCTGATCATGTTTACTTAATAAACCGTTTTTACGGTTTGGCGGGGAGGGCAAGTGCCATCCGCGCCTTACTTTTGTATATGTCCGCAAGCCGCGGTAACGGAAGGGAGTGACCTCAGTGAATATCGTTTGGACCAATATAGTATTTTCCATTGTTGCCTTTGGAGTTCTGTACTTCCTGCTCAGCAAGTTTGCCTTCAGCAAGCTGTTCGGAATTATGGAGAAGCGCCGCGAAATGGTGCTGCAGCAAATGGATGAAGCAGCCAAGACCAGAGAGCAGGCGGTCGCTTATGTAGAAGAGCAGAAGCAGGCCCTGCAGCAGGCGCGCCAAGAGGCACAGGCTATCATTCAGCAGTCCCAGGCTACCAGCAACAACCAGGTTGACAAGATTCTCGAGCAGGCCCATGTGGAAGCGAGCCGTCTGAAAGACGAAGCGGTACGCGACATTGAGAACGAGAAGAACAAAGCGGTTGAAGCGCTGCGCAGCGAGCTGGGTACAGCCTCGGTCCGCATTGCCTCGAAGCTGCTTGAGAAGGAAGTTGCAGCTGACGGCGAGCAGGAACAGCTTGTTGATCAATACCTCAAAGAGGTAGGAGGCCGATCATGAGCCGCGATACGGTAGTTGCCGGGCGCTATGCCAAAGCCTTGTACAGTGCAGCAGTGGATGAAGGCATTACGCTTCAAGTGGAAGAACAGCTCAAATTAGTCGTCGAAGTGCTTCATAATGATGCAGAGGTGAAACGGTTTATCCTGGCACCCCGTATCTCGCAATCCGACAAGCTGAATGTGCTGCGCGGGACACTTCAAGGTAAAGTCTCGGAAGCGGTCATGAACACGGTAGAGCTATTGGTAGAGCGGGGCAGAACCGATATTTTCGCAGAGCTGCTGGCTAAGTATATCAAGATTGAAGGGGATGCCCTTGGCATTGGCTACGCTACTGTCTATTCCGCTTATTCCCTGAACCAGGCAGAACAGGACAGTGTTGCGGCTGAATTCAGCCAGCTTACTGGCCGTAAGATTCGTGTAACCAATGTTGTCGATACAAGCCTGCTCGGCGGACTGAAGGTCGTAATCGGCGATACGCTGTATGACGGAAGTCTGGCCGGTAAGCTTACGCGTCTTGAGAAATCCTTTAATGATAAGCAAAGAAGATAGGGGTGAGGATATTGGGCATCAGACCTGAAGAGATCAGCACTTTGATCAAAAGTCAAATTGAGCAATATAAAGCCGATATCGAAGTGGCCGAAATTGGCACCGTCATTCAAGTCGGCGACGGTATCGCCCGTGTCTACGGTCTGGAAAACGCAATGGCAGGGGAACTGCTGGAGTTCTCCAACGGAGTAGTGGGCATGGCGCTTAACCTGGAAGAAAGCAACGTCGGTGTTGTTATTCTGGGTGAATACAAAGAGATCCGCGAAGGCGACCAGGTTAAACGTACCGGCCAGATTATGCAGGTTCCGGTTGGCGAAGCCATGCTGGGCCGCGTAGTCAATGCACTGGGCCAGCCGCTTGACGGCAAAGGACCGATTGCTACTACTGAATTCCGTCCGGTTGAACATAACGCACCGGGGGTTATCGACCGTAAATCGGTACACGAACCAATGCAGACGGGTCTCAAGGCAATCGATGCCATGGTGCCAATCGGCCGCGGACAACGCGAGCTGATCATTGGTGACCGTCAGACAGGTAAGACCGCAATCGCAATTGATGCGATTATCAACCAGAAGGGCAACGGGATGAAGTGTATCTATGTTGCTATCGGACAAAAACAATCTACTGTAGCACAGGTAGTAGAAACCCTCCGCCGTCATGGCGCGCTGGATTACACTATCGTTGTAACCGCGTCGGCTTCCGAGCCTTCTCCGCTGCTCTATATTGCTCCGTACGCAGGCTGCGCTATGGGCGAATACTTCATGTATAAGGGCGAGCATGTACTAGTCATTTATGATGACCTGTCCAAGCAGGCTTCGGCTTACCGCGAATTGTCCCTGCTGCTCCGCCGTCCACCGGGCCGTGAAGCCTTCCCTGGTGACGTATTCTATCTGCACTCCCGTCTGCTGGAACGTGCGGCCAAGCTTAGCGATGCGCTTGGTGGTGGTTCATTAACCGCCCTGCCATTCATCGAAACACAGGCTTCTGACGTATCGGCTTACATTCCAACGAACGTAATTTCGATTACAGACGGCCAAATCTTCCTTGAATCCGATTTGTTCAACTCCGGACAGCGTCCGGCGATCAACGTTGGTATCTCTGTATCCCGTGTAGGGGGCTCCGCACAGATCAAAGCTATGAAGAAGGTCGCCGGTTCCCTGCGTCTGGATCTGGCTCAATACCGCGAGCTTCAAGCCTTCTCCCAGTTCGGCTCCGATCTGGACAAATCAACGCAGGCCCGTCTGAACCGCGGTGCGCGTATGATGGAGATTCTGAAGCAGGGTGTGAACCAGCCGCTCAGCGTTGAGCATCAAGTGCTTAGTCTGTACACCGCTGTCAAAGGGCATCTGGATGATATTCCTGTCAAGGACGTTAAGCGTTTCGAGAAGGAATTCCTGGCCTTTATCGACAGCAGTGCAACTGAAATCCTGAAATCCGTCTCGGATACCAAGGATCTGACAGCTGACAACGAAGCAGCACTCAAGGATGCCATCGAGAAATTCAAAAGAGGCTTTGCTACAAGCTAATCTATAGAGATTACCGTTTATGCTTACGAAGTTAGCTTTGGCTACGCCAAAGCTCTAAGGTGGTGAAATCATGGCAAGAAGCATGCGCGATATTAAACGTCAAATTAAGAGCGTTCAGAACACCAGACAGATCACCAAAGCGATGGAGATGGTCGCTGCGTCCAAGCTGCGCAAGGCGCAGGAGAAGGCAGAAGCAGCCCGTCCGTATTCAGAGAAGCTGAAAGAGGTCGTCTCTAGTATTGCTGCCGGTACGCAGGATCTCCAGCACCCGATGCTGGTCAGCCGGCCTGTCAAAAAAACAGGTTATTTGATCATCACCTCGGACAGAGGTCTTGCCGGCGGCTACAATGCGAACATTCTGCGTAAAGTAACGATGCTGATCGCAGAACGCCATAAGTCCAAGGATGAGTATGCGCTGTTTGTGATCGGGCGCAAAGGCCGTGACTTTTTGCGGCGCCGTGAATATCCCATTGTAGAAGAAATCACCGAGCTGTCCGATACCCCGAAATTTGCCGATATCAAGTCGATTGCCTATTCGGCGGTGAACCAGTTCGAGACAGGCGTCTATGATGAGATCTACATTTGCTACAACCGGTTCGTTAATGCGATCAGCCAGATTCCGACTGTAGACAGACTTCTGCCTATGGAAGGCGTCGGGGAGGGCGAGCATCACGGAGCATCTGCTGCTTATGAATACGAGCCTTCACCTGCAGGCGTACTGGAAGTTCTGCTTCCGAAATATGCCGAGACTTTAATCTACGGTGCTCTTCTGAACGGCAAGGCCAGTGAGCTGGGAGCTAAGATGACAGCCATGGGCAGTGCAACGAAGAACGCGTCAAAAATGATCGGAGAACTTAGACTTACGTACAACCGTGCCCGTCAGGCGGCCATTACGCAAGAAATTACCGAGATCGTGGCTGGTGCGAACGCGCAGTCTTAATATGAGTGGGCCTCAAGGTCCATATGTAACAGCTTTCGAGGAGGGAAATGAAGATGAACAAAGGACGCGTTGTGAGCATTATGGGTCCGGTTGTCGATATTGAATTTGAACGCGGCCAGCTGCCCGAGATATTCAACGCCATCAAAATTGTTGCGAGCCTCAGCGATGGCCGCAACATGGATCTGACTCTTGAAGTTTCCAATCATCTTGGAGATAACCTGGTGCGCTGTATTGCCATGTCCTCTACAGATGGACTGGTTCGCGGGATTGACGCTATTGACCAGGGAGCGCCGATCTCGGTTCCTGTTGGTGAAGCAACACTAGGCCGCGTATTTAACGTACTTGGTAACCCAATCGATAATGGCGCTGATGTAGTCGCAGCTAGAAACCCGATTCACCGTCTGGCTCCTACCTTTGATGAGTTGTCAACTCAGGCAGAGGTTCTGGAGACCGGAATTAAGGTTATCGACTTGCTGGCTCCTTATGCCAAGGGCGGTAAAATCGGCCTGTTCGGCGGTGCCGGCGTAGGTAAAACAGTAACCATCCAGGAATTGATCAACAACATCGCACAGGAGCACGGCGGGATCTCCGTATTTGCGGGCGTTGGCGAGCGGACACGTGAGGGGAATGACCTCTATCACGAAATGACCGACTCCGGTGTAATCAAGAAAACGGCGATGGTCTTCGGACAAATGAATGAGCCTCCGGGCGCGCGTCTGCGCGTAGCACTGACCGGTCTGACTATGGCGGAATATTTCCGTGATGTGGAAGGCCGCGATACGCTGCTCTTTATCGATAACATCTTCCGGTTCACCCAGGCGGGTTCCGAAGTATCGGCCCTGCTCGGCCGGATGCCATCTGCGGTAGGTTACCAGCCTACACTGGCTACAGAAATGGGTCAGCTGCAGGAGCGGATTACGTCCACGAAGAAAGGCTCTGTTACATCCATCCAGGCGATCTACGTACCTGCGGATGACTATACTGACCCTGCACCGGCTACGGCATTTGCCCACTTGGATGCAACGACCAACCTGGAGCGTAAAATCTCCGAAAAAGGGATTTTCCCTGCGGTTGACCCGCTTGCTTCCAGCTCGCGGATGCTGGCACCGGAAATCGTCGGCGAAGAGCACTATAACGTGGCACAGGGCGTTAAGCAGCTGCTGCAGCGTTATACCGAGCTTCAGGATATCATTGCCATCCTCGGTATGGATGAGCTGAGTGAAGAGGATAAGGTCATTGTGGCCCGCGCCCGTAAGGTTGAGCGCTTCCTGTCCCAGCCGTTCCACGTAGCAGAGCAGTTCACCGGCTTCAAAGGCAAATACGTGCCAATCAAAGAAACCGTACGCAGCTTCAAGGAAATCCTGGAAGGTAAGCATGATGATCTTCCGGAAGTAGCGTTCCTGTTCGTAGGTACGATTGAAGAAGCCGTGGAAAAAGCGAAAACGTTGTAACCCTAAGCATGCTTATGCTGGGGGATCGGGCTTTATTCTGTAAAGCTTTGAGGAGGAATGGAAGTGAATACCTTTTTGCTCGAAATAGTTACTCCGGAGCATCTGGTCTACTCCAAGCAAGTGAACAGTCTGACGGTACGCGGCGTGAATGGCGAACTGGGGATTCTCCCGGGACATATTCCGCTCGTCACCCCGCTTCAGGTTGCTCCGCTTAGCGTTAAGGCAGACGGCGTTACAGTCTCCATCGCTGTGCATGGCGGTTTCGTTGAAGTGCACAAAGATAAGGTAACGGTGCTGGCTGAAAGTGCTGAGCTGCCCCGGGATATTGATGTGGAGCGCGCTGAAGCGGCTAAGGAGCGG
The window above is part of the Paenibacillus sp. FSL H8-0048 genome. Proteins encoded here:
- a CDS encoding low molecular weight protein arginine phosphatase; this translates as MLHILFVCTGNTCRSPMAEGLLRKLAKERGIQVEVRSAGVSAVPGTSISRHAAGILQDEGIQDRIVSSQLDGEAVAWADLILTLTGAHKRHLLQYFPDAVTKTHTLKEYVQTQESVNADIRELDSLYAEAELNLALGTEPDAAAMQRMIEIRQRIPSFDISDPFGGSREDYELAASEIRTALYGLLDKLESLRRL
- a CDS encoding TIGR01440 family protein, with product MAAAEQQLTDSGELSLSAATAAVTRELAVAGKLGPGKILAVGASTSEVAGKRIGTGGALEVARQLLEGITQIADEFGFHPVYQCCEHLNRSLVMERALLEALGLREVSAVPIPGAGGSMAAAAYQSMTDPVLAETIEAHAGIDIGETLIGMHLRRIAVPYRPSLRYVGAARVNAAWSRPPLIGGERAVYRTPETSGSANCD
- the glyA gene encoding serine hydroxymethyltransferase → MEQLRKSDPAVLEAMGLELSRQRANIELIASENIVSEAVMEAMGSVLTNKYAEGYPGKRYYGGCEDVDIVENLARDRAKELFGAEHANVQPHSGAQANMAVYLAALKPGDTVLGMNLAHGGHLTHGSPVNASGILYNFVAYGVQEDSFLIDYDEVRKAAFKHRPKMIVAGASAYPRTIDFAALGSIANDVGALFMVDMAHIAGLVAAGLHPSPVPHAHFVTTTTHKTLRGPRGGMILCRQPWAAAIDKAVFPGSQGGPLMHVIASKAVSFGEALQPSFKTYAENVVKNAKVLAETLVGEGVNIVSGGTDNHLILLDTRNLNITGKDAEKVLDSIGITVNKNAIPFDPTSPFVTSGIRIGTPAVTSRGMDEQAMVTIGRIIASVLKNPQDEANLSKAAREVAKLTEQYPIYPGLQY
- the upp gene encoding uracil phosphoribosyltransferase: MGKLVICDHPLIQHKLTFIRDVRTNTKDFREHVDEVATLMAYEITRDIPLETITVQTPVTETQSKVISGRMLGLIPILRAGLGMLEGVLKLLPAAKVGHVGLFRDPDTLQPVEYYIKLPTDVQERELIVIDPMLATGGSAIAAITSLKNRGCTQIKMMNLIAAPEGVAAVQAAHPDVDIYVAALDDHLNDHGYIVPGLGDAGDRLYGTK
- the wecB gene encoding non-hydrolyzing UDP-N-acetylglucosamine 2-epimerase is translated as MSKIKVMTIFGVRPEAIKMAPLVLELNRHPEQIESIVCVTAQHRELLDQVLEVFKITPDYDLDVMKDRQTLNEITIRVLEGLEPVLREVKPDLVLVHGDTLTTFLASYASFLQQIQVGHVEAGLRTWNKLSPYPEEMNRQLTGVLADLHFAPTHWSAGNLRHENKKESSIYITGNTVTDVFQYTVQPDYRHPVLDFASGKRLILMTAHRRESQGEPHRHIFRAVKRIADEFEDVAIVYPVHPSPAVKEPAHEILGGHPRIKLIDPLDVVDLHNFYPHTHLILTDSGGLQEEAPSFGVPVLVLRDTTERPEGIEAGTLELVGTDEEKVYQRTHALLTDQNLYQSMSRAANPYGDGKASERIVNAILHHFGAASERPEEFHTMFTNDETGQDN
- a CDS encoding ATPase F0F1 produces the protein MKEPKNEPGLGRTALVLAGAGSLLAAYIVIGFFVAKWLRNLMDGPAFWLAIGTIAGLLLGVVNVALLIKNFLGEQNG
- a CDS encoding ATP synthase subunit I codes for the protein MDNMTPVINIVTRVTVIIMAGLVMGWALHHETRAVTLGMTLGLLAGLVNFRYLALKVRRVTEAVAKQEKSSFSLGFATRISFGILVTMFSVKYEHFSLEATIIGLFIPQLLAIPVGIYLGIKNKL
- the atpB gene encoding F0F1 ATP synthase subunit A; this translates as MHEMPLIYVGGIPIDLSAVLMLVISSVIVFVLVMLSVRNLSVENPSKLQNFMEWVVEFVQGLISSAMDLKKGKPYISLGLTLILFIFVSNLLGLPFSVITEADGPVTVFGHVIEATKNLADGAHAEILWYKSPTADINVTAGLAIVVFFLMNYLGIKLNGKHYFKHYIEPFPIFLPLNIIENLAKPVALAIRLFANIFAGEVLITVILKLGLFSIPFLAIWQGFSIFVGALQAFIFTILTMVYIAQMTIHEEEAH
- the atpE gene encoding F0F1 ATP synthase subunit C codes for the protein MEFLAAAIAVGLGALGAGLGNGMIVSKTVESIARQPEARNALQTTMFIGVGIVEVIPLAATVIAFLIMFT
- the atpF gene encoding F0F1 ATP synthase subunit B; amino-acid sequence: MNIVWTNIVFSIVAFGVLYFLLSKFAFSKLFGIMEKRREMVLQQMDEAAKTREQAVAYVEEQKQALQQARQEAQAIIQQSQATSNNQVDKILEQAHVEASRLKDEAVRDIENEKNKAVEALRSELGTASVRIASKLLEKEVAADGEQEQLVDQYLKEVGGRS
- a CDS encoding F0F1 ATP synthase subunit delta, which translates into the protein MSRDTVVAGRYAKALYSAAVDEGITLQVEEQLKLVVEVLHNDAEVKRFILAPRISQSDKLNVLRGTLQGKVSEAVMNTVELLVERGRTDIFAELLAKYIKIEGDALGIGYATVYSAYSLNQAEQDSVAAEFSQLTGRKIRVTNVVDTSLLGGLKVVIGDTLYDGSLAGKLTRLEKSFNDKQRR